A stretch of the Candidatus Binatia bacterium genome encodes the following:
- a CDS encoding amidohydrolase family protein, with protein MIIDCHAHAIPSEAADVLASAGIKAIKQGLWNEKARLEAMDRGKIDKQLLTYSSGKQFYANPELTSASARAVNDGLANICRKNPDRFVAFSTVPLNRPDEAIAELERAVNGLDLRGVSVPSNVGGRTLDGMEFQEIFAKINDLKLPVFIHPVDRDDFPEAWRHYRLDHYIGWPVDSAVSVCKMICSGMLDRFKDLKLMVSHMGGPIHTLMARIDRANRDGAALKRPAEYLKSFYYDTAGPSHSGAIVGAVHTVGAERILFGTDLPWGQEGDYLERALAGVEEAALSQTQKELIYSGNAKRLLRL; from the coding sequence GTGATCATCGACTGCCACGCGCACGCCATTCCTTCGGAAGCGGCCGACGTTCTCGCGAGCGCGGGCATCAAGGCTATCAAGCAAGGCCTGTGGAATGAAAAAGCGCGGCTGGAAGCGATGGACAGGGGAAAGATCGACAAGCAGCTCCTGACCTACTCCTCCGGCAAACAGTTCTACGCCAATCCGGAACTGACATCCGCCAGCGCGCGCGCCGTCAACGACGGGCTGGCGAACATCTGCCGAAAAAATCCCGACCGGTTTGTAGCCTTCTCGACCGTTCCCTTGAATCGCCCGGACGAAGCGATCGCCGAGCTGGAGCGCGCGGTCAACGGACTCGATCTACGCGGCGTATCCGTGCCGTCGAACGTCGGCGGACGCACTTTGGATGGAATGGAATTCCAGGAAATATTCGCCAAAATAAACGACCTGAAACTGCCGGTTTTCATCCATCCCGTCGACCGCGACGACTTTCCCGAAGCTTGGCGGCACTACCGTCTGGATCACTACATCGGCTGGCCGGTGGACAGCGCGGTCTCCGTCTGCAAGATGATTTGCAGCGGCATGCTCGACCGCTTCAAAGATTTGAAACTGATGGTCTCCCACATGGGCGGACCGATTCACACGCTGATGGCGCGAATCGACCGCGCCAACCGCGACGGCGCGGCGCTGAAGCGCCCGGCCGAATATCTCAAGTCGTTTTATTACGACACCGCCGGCCCCTCACACTCCGGCGCCATCGTCGGCGCGGTCCATACCGTGGGCGCCGAGCGCATTTTATTCGGCACCGATCTTCCCTGGGGACAAGAAGGAGATTATCTCGAACGCGCGCTGGCGGGAGTGGAAGAGGCGGCGCTGTCTCAAACACAGAAAGAGTTGATCTACAGCGGCAACGCGAAAAGACTTCTGAGATTGTAA
- a CDS encoding ABC transporter substrate-binding protein, producing MPRGEKIKLLSSSISHMPLHFVFRDSGVAAKHGFELDVDIAKVPQLGKKTRSIRERAALLLSGEYQFLSGLHHEPYLYRARGDKRLVFLAQTQNDWDDRLIVRPDIHEPRQIEGKRILTGPASCVYGNLRHALQRAGVDVAKVEFVFSSREGEGADSRLAVGASSIERVRRGEVDAANVDIPFDLQAKKRGLGALELPSLPVIHNTTICASTDFVRDNEEAVLAFLKALIEAVHFFKSEKQKSCAILAREYAPLIGLDGEDEIEYLHEQWSRLLSAKPYPDPMAVWNLYDLDVAHDPNANSVAPLETWDTHYVRAIDDSGFIDGLYRSDR from the coding sequence ATGCCTCGCGGCGAGAAGATCAAGCTCCTCAGCAGCTCCATCTCCCACATGCCGCTGCATTTCGTGTTTCGCGACTCCGGCGTCGCCGCGAAGCACGGCTTCGAGCTCGACGTCGATATCGCGAAAGTTCCGCAGCTCGGGAAAAAGACCCGGTCGATCCGCGAGCGCGCGGCGCTGCTCCTCTCGGGCGAATACCAGTTTCTCAGCGGCCTCCACCACGAGCCCTATCTCTACCGCGCGCGCGGCGACAAGCGGCTCGTCTTCCTGGCGCAGACGCAAAACGACTGGGACGACCGCCTCATCGTGCGGCCGGACATTCACGAGCCCAGGCAGATCGAAGGAAAAAGAATCCTCACCGGCCCCGCATCGTGCGTCTACGGCAACCTGCGCCATGCCTTGCAACGCGCCGGCGTGGACGTCGCCAAAGTCGAGTTCGTTTTCTCCTCGCGGGAAGGCGAGGGCGCGGATTCGCGCCTCGCGGTCGGCGCCTCCAGCATCGAGCGCGTGCGCCGCGGCGAGGTCGACGCCGCCAACGTCGATATCCCGTTCGACCTCCAGGCGAAAAAGCGCGGCCTCGGCGCCCTCGAACTCCCTTCGCTGCCGGTGATTCACAACACGACGATCTGCGCCAGCACGGACTTCGTCCGCGACAACGAGGAAGCGGTCTTGGCGTTCTTGAAGGCGCTGATCGAGGCGGTCCATTTTTTTAAAAGCGAAAAACAGAAGAGCTGTGCGATTCTCGCGCGGGAATACGCGCCATTGATCGGCCTCGACGGGGAGGATGAAATCGAGTACCTGCACGAGCAGTGGAGCCGGCTGCTCTCGGCCAAGCCATACCCCGACCCGATGGCCGTGTGGAATCTTTACGATCTCGACGTGGCGCACGATCCCAACGCGAACTCCGTGGCGCCGTTGGAAACTTGGGACACGCATTACGTGCGCGCGATCGACGACAGCGGTTTCATCGACGGTCTGTATCGTTCCGACAGGTAA
- a CDS encoding thiamine pyrophosphate-dependent enzyme — protein sequence MVKRFDCLKLLASWTDEHMLAITSRGGNAREWAHLRPGGANFHSLNLGTCLGFALGVSLAFPRRKVIAIDSDGSLLLDTSTLVTVADVNPSNLLVLVFDNQAYANMGATATARTADLEKMAEGAGIKKTGTITTLEDFASIVKKAFDARELAFFVVKVAPGRERVKVDSRFIHGRPMLENFVTAVRAHPDYRGGFTPAKD from the coding sequence ATGGTCAAACGATTCGACTGCTTGAAACTTCTGGCCTCGTGGACGGACGAGCACATGCTCGCCATCACGAGCCGCGGCGGCAACGCGCGCGAATGGGCGCACTTGCGGCCGGGCGGGGCGAACTTTCACAGCCTCAACCTGGGCACCTGCCTCGGCTTCGCTCTGGGAGTGAGCCTCGCCTTTCCGCGCCGTAAGGTCATCGCCATCGACTCCGACGGCAGCTTGCTGCTCGACACGAGCACTCTGGTCACCGTGGCCGACGTGAATCCGTCCAACTTGCTCGTGCTGGTTTTCGACAATCAGGCGTACGCCAACATGGGAGCGACCGCCACCGCGCGAACCGCCGATCTGGAAAAAATGGCCGAGGGCGCGGGCATCAAAAAAACCGGGACGATCACGACGCTGGAAGACTTTGCAAGCATCGTGAAAAAAGCTTTCGACGCCCGGGAACTGGCCTTCTTCGTCGTCAAAGTCGCGCCGGGACGGGAGCGGGTGAAGGTCGATTCCCGTTTCATCCACGGCCGCCCCATGCTGGAAAATTTCGTCACTGCGGTCCGCGCTCATCCGGATTACCGCGGCGGCTTCACGCCGGCCAAGGATTGA
- a CDS encoding GntR family transcriptional regulator: MKKNGPAARQKLSLVEKVVEHLTREILSDRLRPNQRISEPVISKRLGVSRSPVREALRILERDGLVKQSDNRGMVVADVTPEEADELYLIHGHLIGLAVRLACQRMKGEALTGMRDMVRKLRQAADKDDRSAFLDARTQLERFVGERSFSPRLAHLLEVMAYPSARYRAFHVSVPGYMDEITRCYEGIYEAFSKRDDTAAEQLRLKIMDLGRELLRRYFIEPYAGLKGQERNARL, encoded by the coding sequence ATGAAAAAAAACGGTCCGGCGGCGCGTCAAAAATTGAGCCTGGTGGAAAAGGTCGTGGAGCATCTCACGCGCGAGATCCTCTCGGACAGGCTGCGTCCGAACCAGCGCATCAGCGAGCCGGTGATTTCAAAACGGCTCGGGGTCAGCCGTTCGCCGGTGCGGGAGGCTCTGCGCATCCTCGAGCGCGACGGCCTCGTCAAGCAAAGCGACAACCGCGGCATGGTCGTCGCGGACGTGACGCCGGAAGAGGCCGATGAGCTCTATCTTATTCACGGCCATCTGATCGGCCTGGCGGTGCGGCTCGCCTGCCAGAGGATGAAGGGCGAGGCTCTGACCGGTATGCGCGACATGGTTCGAAAGCTGAGGCAGGCTGCGGACAAAGACGACCGTAGCGCGTTTCTCGACGCCAGGACGCAACTGGAGAGATTCGTCGGTGAGAGAAGTTTCTCGCCCCGGCTGGCGCACCTATTAGAGGTGATGGCCTATCCGAGCGCCCGTTATCGGGCGTTCCATGTGTCCGTGCCCGGATACATGGACGAAATAACCAGGTGCTACGAAGGAATCTACGAAGCATTTTCCAAGCGTGACGACACGGCAGCCGAGCAGTTAAGGCTCAAGATCATGGATCTGGGGCGCGAGCTTCTGCGGCGATATTTCATCGAGCCGTACGCGGGACTCAAAGGACAAGAGCGGAACGCGCGACTATGA
- a CDS encoding VOC family protein: MTAKTAPLLFNARRLLVYVEDLDRAIAYYRDVLGFKPLGGVEGTNFEFATSGPPLVLHRDGQVSEAQRGRVGFVPSFQVADGIHELIETYRRRGVRIVNDVLEVPHGWIAFVSDLEGNVLQIYQAKGAAK; the protein is encoded by the coding sequence ATGACGGCAAAAACGGCGCCGCTTCTCTTCAACGCCCGGCGCCTGCTGGTGTATGTCGAGGATCTCGACCGGGCGATTGCTTATTACCGCGACGTGCTCGGCTTCAAGCCGCTCGGCGGCGTGGAGGGAACGAATTTCGAGTTCGCCACCTCCGGCCCGCCGCTGGTTCTGCACCGCGACGGCCAGGTCTCGGAAGCGCAGCGCGGCCGGGTCGGCTTCGTTCCGAGCTTTCAAGTCGCGGATGGAATTCACGAACTGATCGAGACCTACAGACGCCGCGGCGTGCGTATCGTCAACGATGTTCTCGAAGTCCCGCACGGCTGGATCGCGTTCGTCAGCGATCTCGAAGGCAATGTCTTGCAAATTTACCAGGCCAAAGGAGCGGCGAAGTAG
- a CDS encoding LLM class flavin-dependent oxidoreductase — MKVWLFMRVGYPKRIAGSYLLAGKDYDRLLGKEIYDEVVEFLRGVEDYGFDGIFFPEHHSRAANGLSPSPNIFVAMTAVLTKKMKIGLMGNCLPLHHPVRLGEELALLDNLTNGRLVIGMTRGGDFWAFQIPSAESRERFEEGWDIIQRGWQAEEPFEHHGKYWNLDYVAFLPRPLQQPIPETWIPSISAESIEWAAKNRICLAASWSPTNQIRESFEYYRKYAKDNCGWTPGPEHCIVSRDVYVGTTNAKAREEAEKDLLVGPAEEFGGAPAKYSRNVADKYFSERATEYKKTEHVGVMEIKNWPYEKLQEEGIALVGDPDYVTEQILYQCRTLGTDKIMMRPVFGRLRLSQVKKSLELMSREVLPNLKKKSIEFATQPSSSAVVGGAAK; from the coding sequence ATGAAGGTTTGGCTTTTCATGCGCGTGGGCTATCCCAAGCGCATCGCCGGTTCCTATCTGCTTGCGGGCAAGGACTACGACCGGCTTCTGGGCAAGGAGATTTACGACGAGGTGGTCGAGTTTCTGCGCGGCGTCGAGGACTACGGCTTCGACGGTATTTTTTTCCCGGAGCATCACAGCCGCGCGGCCAACGGCCTTTCGCCTTCGCCGAATATCTTCGTCGCCATGACGGCGGTTTTGACCAAAAAGATGAAGATCGGCCTCATGGGAAATTGTTTGCCGCTGCACCACCCGGTGCGCCTCGGCGAGGAGCTGGCGTTGCTCGACAACCTGACCAACGGCAGGCTCGTCATCGGCATGACGCGCGGTGGAGATTTCTGGGCGTTCCAGATTCCTTCCGCCGAATCGCGCGAGCGCTTCGAGGAAGGATGGGACATCATCCAGAGAGGCTGGCAGGCCGAGGAGCCGTTCGAACACCACGGCAAGTACTGGAACCTCGACTACGTCGCGTTTCTGCCGCGGCCCTTGCAGCAGCCGATTCCCGAAACCTGGATACCGTCGATCAGCGCGGAGAGCATCGAATGGGCGGCGAAAAACCGCATTTGCCTCGCGGCTTCGTGGTCGCCGACGAATCAAATCCGGGAGAGCTTCGAGTACTATCGCAAGTACGCGAAGGATAACTGCGGCTGGACGCCCGGACCGGAGCATTGCATCGTGTCGCGCGACGTTTACGTCGGCACGACCAACGCCAAGGCGCGCGAGGAGGCGGAGAAAGATCTTCTGGTCGGACCGGCCGAAGAATTCGGCGGCGCGCCGGCGAAATACAGCCGCAACGTGGCCGATAAATATTTTTCCGAGCGCGCCACGGAATACAAGAAAACCGAGCACGTCGGCGTGATGGAAATCAAAAACTGGCCGTACGAAAAATTGCAGGAAGAGGGAATTGCGCTCGTCGGCGATCCCGACTACGTGACGGAGCAGATTCTTTATCAGTGCAGGACGCTCGGCACCGACAAAATCATGATGCGGCCGGTTTTCGGCCGGCTGCGGCTCAGTCAGGTGAAGAAGAGTCTGGAGCTTATGTCGAGAGAAGTGCTGCCCAACCTGAAAAAGAAGTCGATCGAGTTTGCGACTCAGCCTTCGTCGTCGGCAGTCGTTGGAGGAGCCGCGAAGTGA
- a CDS encoding cupin domain-containing protein, with amino-acid sequence MSKTAPVVKATVDPTAFYEEVKKMHLRPLWLQQAHGPHKLAVPHLWKWPEVRAQMMHAAEVVSTENVERRVLGLMNPGLENSGRFATTPNLVAAIQMILPGETALAHHHTPAALRIIIEGESSYTCTDGERLWMEPGDLILTPAWSYHDHKNEGKGPMIWLDGLDVPLVQAMDTFFFELYPGKRTQPVTQADEASMSRFAAPGMRPAAFTWQKNYSPLTKYPWKKMVQALDAMKEADASPHDDLRLEYFNPHTGGPVMPTIGCFAQKLSAGAHTKQHRHSSSAIYYVFRGAGYSVIEGKRFDWSERDIFVVPGWHWHEHVNLSVREQAMLISYTDEPLLKTLGIHREESTNTPDEEKR; translated from the coding sequence ATGAGTAAGACCGCGCCGGTTGTAAAAGCCACCGTCGACCCGACCGCCTTTTACGAAGAGGTGAAGAAGATGCACTTGCGGCCGCTGTGGCTGCAACAGGCCCACGGGCCGCACAAGCTTGCCGTGCCGCACCTGTGGAAATGGCCCGAGGTGCGCGCGCAGATGATGCACGCCGCCGAAGTCGTGAGCACGGAGAATGTCGAGCGGCGTGTGCTCGGCCTGATGAACCCGGGCCTGGAAAACAGCGGCCGCTTCGCGACGACGCCGAATCTGGTCGCGGCGATACAAATGATCCTGCCGGGCGAGACCGCGCTCGCGCACCATCATACGCCGGCGGCGCTCCGCATCATCATCGAAGGCGAAAGCTCCTACACCTGCACCGACGGCGAGCGCCTCTGGATGGAGCCGGGCGATCTCATTCTCACGCCCGCATGGAGCTATCACGATCACAAGAACGAAGGGAAGGGTCCGATGATCTGGCTCGACGGCCTCGACGTGCCGCTCGTCCAGGCGATGGACACTTTTTTCTTCGAGCTCTATCCGGGGAAAAGAACCCAGCCGGTCACGCAGGCCGACGAGGCGTCGATGAGCCGATTCGCCGCGCCCGGCATGCGGCCGGCGGCTTTCACCTGGCAAAAAAATTACTCGCCGCTGACGAAGTACCCGTGGAAGAAGATGGTCCAGGCGCTCGACGCGATGAAGGAGGCGGACGCGAGTCCGCACGACGATCTCCGCCTCGAGTATTTCAACCCGCACACCGGCGGGCCGGTGATGCCGACGATCGGCTGCTTCGCGCAGAAGCTCAGCGCCGGCGCGCACACCAAGCAACATCGTCACAGTTCGTCAGCGATCTATTATGTCTTTCGCGGCGCCGGCTATTCCGTTATCGAAGGCAAACGATTCGACTGGTCAGAGCGCGACATCTTCGTCGTTCCCGGCTGGCACTGGCACGAGCATGTGAACCTTTCCGTCCGCGAGCAGGCCATGCTTATCTCTTACACCGACGAACCGCTTTTAAAGACCCTCGGCATCCACCGCGAAGAATCTACGAACACGCCTGACGAGGAAAAAAGATGA
- a CDS encoding ABC transporter substrate-binding protein: protein MSQKKIFRQTLWAALCILALAIAANAQLTPLNFVYTGSGSQSDALKFAYEAGFFKKHGLNMTMLYVTSGVITSQTMASGSAHAATTTATDALRAIAAGAPMKIIMVNIDQFQHLFVARPGINGPKDMKGKKIAVSRYGAFSDIQTRFVVRQWGMDPDKDVQVLQIGNSAARAAALASGGVDGAIVTPAFVPFAKQAGLQVIFDLSTIKTKFASQIMVAHDSLVKERPAVLKNVVKGFLDAIRQFKSNPAIAKPYLRKYYKVSEADIESIYAETNRFLRSDPTPDLEGLQNAWESIPEHKGKSVDLKKFIDPRFVAEAIGEMK from the coding sequence ATGAGTCAAAAAAAGATTTTTCGGCAGACTCTATGGGCCGCTCTTTGTATTCTCGCACTCGCGATCGCTGCCAACGCGCAATTGACGCCGCTGAATTTTGTCTATACCGGCTCGGGCTCGCAGAGCGACGCGCTCAAGTTCGCCTACGAAGCGGGGTTCTTTAAAAAGCACGGTCTCAACATGACGATGCTCTACGTCACGAGCGGCGTGATCACGTCGCAGACGATGGCGTCGGGCAGCGCCCACGCGGCGACGACGACGGCGACGGACGCTCTACGGGCGATTGCCGCCGGCGCGCCGATGAAGATCATCATGGTCAACATCGATCAGTTCCAGCATCTTTTCGTCGCCCGGCCGGGAATCAACGGCCCCAAGGACATGAAGGGCAAGAAGATCGCGGTGAGCCGCTATGGCGCGTTTTCCGATATTCAGACCCGTTTCGTCGTGCGCCAGTGGGGCATGGATCCGGATAAGGATGTCCAGGTTTTGCAGATCGGCAACTCCGCGGCCAGGGCCGCGGCGCTGGCGAGCGGCGGCGTCGACGGCGCGATCGTCACGCCGGCTTTCGTGCCGTTCGCCAAGCAGGCCGGCTTGCAGGTGATCTTCGATCTCTCGACGATCAAGACGAAATTCGCGAGCCAGATCATGGTCGCGCACGACAGTTTGGTGAAAGAGCGTCCCGCGGTTTTGAAGAACGTCGTCAAGGGATTTCTCGACGCCATCCGGCAATTCAAGTCGAACCCGGCGATCGCGAAGCCTTACCTGAGAAAATACTACAAAGTTTCCGAAGCCGACATCGAGAGCATTTACGCCGAGACCAACCGGTTCCTCCGTTCCGACCCGACGCCCGACCTAGAAGGGCTGCAAAACGCCTGGGAGAGCATCCCGGAGCACAAAGGAAAAAGCGTCGATCTCAAAAAATTCATTGACCCTCGGTTTGTCGCCGAAGCTATCGGCGAAATGAAATGA
- a CDS encoding ABC transporter substrate-binding protein — protein sequence MLKKFQVRTLVFSIFITLGASAASAAERPLRVAYPAPAGAFLPLWTAQDAGIFKKHGLPVELIAVGSSTRGVAAMVSGDIDVLAGGGSSGITAQLQGYTDMALFGNVIQTFLFSVMTQPSITNVSQLRGKKMGVTRFGGTLDFAARYYLKRNGLDPGKDVSFVQIGAMPDIAVAVATGAIESGVIGVPQNLQAKKLGLRELADLSDSGARYALAAFLAKRSFLSEKHELMVRFMKTLVESIHYLKTRPKEGMEILKRYTRVDAPEVLKPAYDIHIKLFPRVPEIFPEDLKLVLEEVALTNPKAAGANPASFIDDRAAKEVVKSGFAEQLYK from the coding sequence ATGTTGAAGAAGTTCCAAGTTAGAACTCTCGTTTTCAGTATCTTCATCACGCTCGGTGCCTCCGCTGCGAGCGCCGCCGAGCGTCCGCTGCGCGTGGCATACCCTGCGCCCGCCGGCGCCTTTCTGCCGCTGTGGACGGCGCAAGACGCCGGCATCTTCAAAAAGCACGGCTTGCCCGTGGAGCTCATCGCCGTCGGCTCGTCGACGCGGGGGGTGGCGGCGATGGTGTCCGGAGATATCGATGTCTTGGCCGGAGGCGGTTCGAGCGGGATCACGGCCCAGTTGCAGGGATACACGGACATGGCGCTGTTCGGCAACGTCATTCAGACTTTCCTGTTTTCCGTCATGACGCAGCCTTCGATCACCAACGTATCGCAGCTCCGCGGCAAGAAAATGGGCGTGACCCGCTTCGGCGGCACGCTTGATTTCGCCGCGCGTTATTATCTCAAGCGCAACGGCCTGGACCCCGGCAAGGATGTCTCGTTCGTCCAGATCGGCGCAATGCCGGACATCGCGGTCGCGGTGGCGACCGGCGCGATCGAATCGGGGGTGATCGGAGTCCCGCAGAATCTCCAGGCCAAGAAACTGGGCCTGCGCGAGCTGGCCGATCTTTCCGACAGCGGGGCGCGATACGCGCTGGCCGCTTTCCTGGCGAAGCGGAGCTTTCTTTCCGAAAAGCACGAGTTGATGGTGCGTTTCATGAAAACGCTCGTCGAGTCGATTCATTATCTGAAAACCCGCCCCAAGGAAGGCATGGAAATTTTGAAACGTTACACGCGGGTAGACGCTCCGGAGGTTCTCAAGCCGGCCTACGACATCCACATCAAGCTCTTCCCCAGAGTTCCGGAGATTTTTCCCGAAGACCTGAAATTGGTGTTGGAAGAAGTTGCCTTGACCAATCCCAAAGCCGCAGGCGCGAATCCGGCGAGTTTCATCGACGACCGCGCAGCCAAAGAAGTGGTCAAGTCGGGGTTCGCGGAACAGCTATACAAGTAA
- a CDS encoding ABC transporter substrate-binding protein, translating to MVWLACALMVLSWSASVSAAETTRVAYPSAAVNFVPLWVAKEAGFLKKENLPIELVSIRSSPIAMTALLSGELDMVVGGANPAIAMQLQGYKDITLFGGLINTFLFSICAQPAIGDVSQLKGKRLGVTRFGGSNDFAGRYYLRQRGLDPNKDVTLIQVGSQEDILRALLSKNLDAAVLGYPAVFIAKKNGLRELADLTRSGLRYQLNGFVAKKSFLAEQHSLVTRFFKVLAESIHFLKTRPKEGMEIMRRYARIDDPEILKAAYDLHVGLFPRMPELHPEDLKLVIEEIALTNPKAKGADPAAFMDDRVVRELAKSGYVEQLYK from the coding sequence GTGGTTTGGCTCGCCTGCGCGCTGATGGTTTTGTCCTGGAGCGCCTCCGTCTCCGCGGCGGAGACGACCCGCGTCGCGTACCCATCGGCGGCGGTCAACTTCGTTCCGCTTTGGGTTGCCAAGGAGGCAGGTTTTCTAAAAAAAGAAAATCTTCCAATCGAGCTCGTGTCGATCCGCTCCTCGCCGATCGCGATGACAGCGCTTTTGTCCGGCGAGCTCGACATGGTGGTCGGCGGAGCCAATCCGGCGATTGCGATGCAGTTGCAGGGATACAAGGACATCACGCTTTTCGGCGGGCTCATCAATACGTTTCTCTTTTCGATTTGCGCCCAGCCGGCGATCGGAGACGTTTCCCAGTTGAAGGGCAAGCGGCTGGGCGTGACGCGCTTCGGCGGCTCCAACGATTTCGCCGGTCGATATTATCTGCGCCAGCGCGGTCTCGATCCCAACAAAGACGTGACCTTGATTCAGGTCGGCTCGCAGGAGGACATCCTCCGCGCGCTGCTGTCGAAGAACCTCGATGCCGCCGTGTTGGGTTATCCGGCCGTCTTCATCGCGAAGAAGAACGGGCTGCGCGAGCTGGCGGACTTGACGCGCAGCGGACTTCGCTATCAGTTGAACGGTTTCGTCGCGAAGAAAAGCTTTCTCGCGGAACAGCACTCGCTCGTGACGCGCTTCTTCAAAGTGCTGGCCGAGTCGATCCATTTTCTCAAGACCCGGCCGAAGGAAGGGATGGAGATCATGCGGCGCTACGCGCGCATCGACGATCCGGAGATTCTCAAGGCGGCGTACGATCTTCACGTCGGCTTGTTTCCCAGGATGCCGGAGCTGCATCCGGAGGATCTCAAGCTGGTCATCGAAGAGATTGCGTTAACGAATCCCAAGGCGAAGGGCGCCGATCCGGCGGCGTTCATGGACGATCGGGTGGTGCGGGAGCTGGCGAAGTCGGGGTATGTCGAGCAATTGTATAAATGA
- a CDS encoding UbiD family decarboxylase: MAFDSLREFLSSLENLDELKRIKAEVDPVHELGAIAYHSLLRKGPALLFENIKGHRTPLVTNVLSTDKKMAVAFGIEGDPSTRAGAPSLGTSPECRGVVLSERSESKETGVSNLDEKLRMKSMFEKFLSGFKNPTQPVEVKGGPCKEEIQKGDAVDLYKFPTPVWHEKDVGPYLGTFHGCITKDRATGDQNMGMYRLVIQDKNTLYMSMHRDGLAHYRQYEAHNEPMPMAVAIGMEPLLSIASMNPISSGLARHAELAFVGGLRGKGVEVTKCETLELLVPAQSEIILEGEVLPKTRVTEGPHGESHGFYGDEKHGLVFKIKCVTHRKNPIHQGLICNYMEDGGKRITRSAVLWGKLKSLGTPGVVDVRFPDPGCGREICVVAADITEPGQVMQIVETVWGVNAMGPNWLIVVDADADLDDWNNIWWRIYSRSEPHRDVWITPPRQHGGHQPLVKHGFTSRIAIDATSKFKGVEFPEVNDVSKELTQKVLRRWSELGLE; encoded by the coding sequence ATGGCCTTCGATTCACTACGTGAATTTTTGAGTTCACTGGAAAATTTGGACGAGCTGAAGCGCATCAAGGCCGAGGTCGATCCGGTGCACGAGCTGGGTGCGATCGCCTATCATTCGCTGCTTAGAAAAGGTCCGGCGCTGCTCTTTGAAAACATCAAAGGCCACCGCACGCCGCTCGTGACGAACGTGCTCTCGACGGATAAGAAAATGGCGGTCGCCTTCGGCATCGAAGGCGACCCCTCGACTCGGGCCGGGGCGCCCTCGCTCGGGACTTCGCCGGAGTGTCGAGGGGTCGTCCTGAGCGAGCGAAGCGAGTCGAAGGAGACGGGCGTCTCGAATTTGGACGAAAAGCTTCGCATGAAATCGATGTTCGAAAAATTTCTCTCAGGCTTCAAGAATCCGACCCAGCCGGTCGAGGTCAAGGGTGGCCCGTGCAAGGAAGAGATCCAAAAAGGCGACGCCGTCGATCTTTACAAATTTCCCACGCCGGTCTGGCACGAAAAGGACGTGGGGCCTTACCTCGGCACCTTTCACGGCTGCATCACCAAAGACCGCGCGACGGGCGATCAGAATATGGGCATGTATCGCCTGGTGATCCAGGACAAGAATACACTCTACATGTCCATGCACCGCGACGGGTTGGCGCACTACCGCCAGTACGAAGCGCACAACGAGCCGATGCCGATGGCGGTGGCGATCGGCATGGAGCCGCTGCTCTCGATCGCGTCGATGAACCCGATCAGCTCCGGGCTGGCGCGCCACGCCGAGCTGGCCTTCGTCGGCGGGCTGAGGGGAAAGGGCGTCGAGGTGACGAAGTGCGAGACGCTGGAACTGCTCGTGCCCGCGCAGTCGGAGATCATCCTCGAAGGCGAGGTGTTGCCGAAGACGCGCGTGACCGAAGGGCCGCACGGCGAATCGCACGGCTTCTACGGCGACGAAAAGCACGGCCTCGTTTTCAAAATCAAATGCGTCACGCACCGGAAGAATCCGATCCACCAGGGCCTCATCTGCAACTATATGGAAGACGGCGGCAAGCGCATTACGCGCTCGGCGGTCCTGTGGGGCAAGTTGAAAAGTCTCGGCACGCCGGGCGTCGTCGACGTGCGCTTCCCGGACCCGGGCTGCGGGCGCGAGATCTGCGTCGTCGCTGCCGACATCACGGAGCCCGGGCAGGTGATGCAGATCGTCGAGACGGTCTGGGGCGTCAACGCCATGGGCCCGAACTGGCTGATCGTCGTCGACGCCGACGCCGACCTCGACGACTGGAACAATATATGGTGGCGGATTTATTCCAGGAGCGAGCCGCACCGCGACGTATGGATCACGCCGCCGCGCCAGCACGGCGGCCACCAGCCGCTGGTGAAGCACGGCTTCACGTCGCGCATCGCGATCGACGCGACTTCGAAGTTCAAAGGCGTGGAGTTTCCCGAAGTGAACGACGTGAGCAAAGAGCTGACGCAGAAAGTGCTGCGGCGGTGGTCGGAGTTGGGATTGGAGTAG